The Sorangiineae bacterium MSr11954 DNA segment CAGGATGGCCAAATCGATGTGCCCGCCGCGGATCTGTCCAAAGCTCTCGGCGCTGGAGAAGATCGCGGAGCCGGGCAGCATGGTGACCGTCTCTTTGCCCGCGTTGATGAGATCGGGATCGAGCTCGCTCGCGTGCGGGTAGGGGCCGATGCCGAGCAGCCCGTTCTCGCTTTGGAGCACCACCTCCACCCCTTGCGGGATGTAGTTGGCGACCAAGGTGGGCATGCCGATTCCGAGGTTGACGTAGTAGCCGTCCTTGAGCTCCTGGGCGGCGCGCTGGGCAATTTGTTCGCGGGTAAGTCCGACTTGGGACATGGACTAGCTCCTCACCGTGCGGCGCTCGATGCGCTTCTCGTACGAAGGCCCTTGGAAGATGCGGTGCACGTAGATGCCCGGCGTGTGAATCTGCGAGGGCTCGAGCTCACCCACGGGGACGATCTCCTCCACCTCGGCGATGGTGACGGTGGCGGCGGACGCCATCATCGGGTTGAAGTTCATGGCCGTGTGGCGGTAGACGAGGTTGCCGAAGCGGTCACCCTTCCACGCTTTCACGATCGCGAAATCGCCGCGGATGGCGCGCTCGAGGACGTACGCACGCCCGTCGAACTCGCGCACTTCCTTGGCGGGAGAGGCCTTGGCCACCGAGCCATCGGCCGCGTACTTCAGCGGTAGCCCGCCGTCGCTCACCGCGGTGCCGGCGCCGGTGGGTGTGTAGAATGCAGGTATTCCGGCGCCGCCCGCGCGCAAGCGCTCGGCCAGCGTGCCCTGGGGAACGAGCTCGACCTCGAGCTCACCGGAGAGGTACTGTCGCTCGAACTCTTTGTTCTCGCCGACGTAGCTCGAGACCATCTTCACGATTTGTTTGTTCGCGAGGAGAATGCCGAGGCCGAAATCATCGACCCCGCAGTTGTTCGAGACGAACGTGAGATCCTTCGTTCCGAGCTCCCGTAGGGCGCGGATGCAGTTCTCGGGGATGCCGCAAAGCCCGAATCCACCTGCCAGAAGGGTCGCGCCGTTCGGAATGTCGGCACACGCCTCGCGGGCGCTCTTGACCACCTTGTCCACGGATAACCTCCAACGTGCCGCACGGTAGCCCGAGGCTCTGCTCCTCGTCGAGGGGTAGCTGCAGCACATTTTTTGGCCGCATCCCATCGCGTGTGTTTGGTTTGGCCCATGGTGCCGGCGCGGCTTGGCCTCTTCGTCACGGTCTGCGCCGTGATTCTCTCATCGACCGCGGGGGCCCGGCCGGCGGGCGCGCCCCGTGTGATGCACAGCGCCGTAGCGATGAGCGCGGCGGCCATGCGCATCGGACGAAGCGTGGGCTCGCCGACGACGGGCCACCTGATCGGTGGATCGCACATCGAAGAAACGCCGTACTTGCGCGTGGTGCCCTTCTATGCGGGCAGCGATGCGCGCTGGGGCCTCGGTCCTCTGGTGGACATGATCGAGCGCGCCGCGCGGCAGGTGCGCAAGAAGTACCCCGACGCGGTGCTCTCGGTGGGGCACCTCTCGCGGCGCGGCGGAGGCGAGATCGATCGGCATGCCTCGCACGAGAGCGGTCGCGACGCGGACATCGCGTTCTATGTGAAGAACTACGCGGGCAAGCCCGTCCTCTCCGATCGCTTCGTCCCCTTTCGCGCCGATGGCACCGCCGGCACCTGGCCGGGCGCCTACTTCGACGA contains these protein-coding regions:
- a CDS encoding CoA transferase subunit A, yielding MDKVVKSAREACADIPNGATLLAGGFGLCGIPENCIRALRELGTKDLTFVSNNCGVDDFGLGILLANKQIVKMVSSYVGENKEFERQYLSGELEVELVPQGTLAERLRAGGAGIPAFYTPTGAGTAVSDGGLPLKYAADGSVAKASPAKEVREFDGRAYVLERAIRGDFAIVKAWKGDRFGNLVYRHTAMNFNPMMASAATVTIAEVEEIVPVGELEPSQIHTPGIYVHRIFQGPSYEKRIERRTVRS